One region of Erwinia tracheiphila genomic DNA includes:
- a CDS encoding glycine-rich domain-containing protein, translated as MKQSDSPKKQTVPFGVNGQREDLLGTTPAGDNTASYDSGFPPVTMILKAAGGLPPKGQNMNQILYELSCAAQWANAGGGYNYDSDFASSISGYPKGALLPNSTNDGYWLNTSDNNNTNPENSTAALTGWVPVDSYGATSISGLSASSVTLSTLQASKDIIYLSGALTSNINVIVPAWIKGWSVVNNCTGAYTVTIKTPSGTGIATSPYSNNQLQGDGTNIIQGMSAGRRLGAPRVFTASGTYTPTAGTNWIEVLVVGAGGGGAGAAATAVGQMAGGSGGGGGGYAMSRLTSGFSGVYVTVGIAGIAGDGSPSNGGKGGDSSFGSILSATGGIGGAKQPGVNNTVLTLQLGAPGGSGSSGNILNGSGGSGGQLILNTDSNSTGGTGGSSYLSGTAKGVGANSSGNSGTLGSGGSGAVSGSSPDTGYSGGAGGGGCVIIWEYA; from the coding sequence ATGAAACAATCAGACTCTCCAAAAAAACAGACTGTACCTTTTGGGGTAAACGGTCAGCGTGAAGATTTGCTCGGCACAACCCCGGCGGGTGATAATACAGCATCATATGATTCTGGATTCCCACCCGTAACAATGATCCTGAAAGCAGCGGGCGGCCTGCCTCCGAAGGGTCAGAATATGAATCAAATTTTGTATGAATTGTCTTGCGCTGCACAGTGGGCTAATGCTGGCGGCGGGTATAATTATGACAGTGACTTTGCTTCATCAATTTCCGGCTATCCAAAAGGGGCGTTGCTTCCTAATTCCACAAATGACGGATACTGGCTTAACACCTCGGATAACAATAATACAAACCCGGAAAATAGCACCGCAGCATTAACTGGTTGGGTTCCGGTTGACTCATACGGGGCAACATCTATTAGTGGTCTGTCGGCATCAAGTGTAACTCTTTCAACGCTTCAGGCATCGAAAGATATTATTTATTTGTCAGGTGCGTTAACATCAAATATTAATGTAATAGTACCAGCATGGATTAAAGGTTGGAGTGTTGTTAATAACTGCACCGGTGCATATACGGTAACGATAAAAACACCCTCAGGCACAGGAATTGCTACATCCCCATATTCAAATAACCAGCTACAGGGCGACGGCACAAATATAATTCAGGGCATGAGTGCGGGGCGTAGGCTTGGAGCGCCACGCGTATTTACCGCCAGCGGCACGTACACTCCAACAGCAGGAACAAACTGGATTGAGGTGCTTGTTGTCGGTGCTGGCGGTGGCGGAGCTGGAGCTGCGGCAACTGCTGTCGGCCAGATGGCGGGCGGGTCAGGGGGCGGCGGTGGTGGTTATGCAATGTCGCGCCTGACATCGGGATTCTCTGGTGTGTATGTGACGGTGGGGATTGCTGGTATTGCTGGCGATGGCTCTCCGTCGAACGGCGGTAAGGGTGGGGATTCATCGTTTGGTTCTATTTTGTCTGCAACTGGTGGGATTGGAGGTGCGAAACAGCCTGGCGTTAATAATACAGTTCTCACGTTGCAGTTGGGCGCTCCAGGTGGGTCTGGTTCATCTGGAAACATTCTGAACGGGTCTGGCGGGTCTGGCGGCCAACTTATATTAAACACTGACAGTAACAGTACCGGCGGGACGGGCGGTAGCTCTTATCTGTCTGGTACGGCAAAAGGGGTTGGAGCAAACAGCTCTGGCAATTCAGGCACGCTTGGTAGTGGCGGATCTGGCGCTGTGTCAGGATCAAGCCCCGATACCGGTTATTCAGGCGGTGCGGGCGGTGGTGGCTGTGTAATCATTTGGGAGTATGCATAA
- a CDS encoding 5'-nucleotidase, lipoprotein e(P4) family → MSKVLLLVLPVLSASAAAGQALCEPKAYEMALRYQQQSAEIMALQLQTYRFATERFDKKIQGLKSPEKYAVVMDLDETVLDNTPLLARDTEQCHDYTQWDTWSDWEKQGNPGLIPGAKAFLENVDRHNVHIYYVSDRTQENKQDTLNTLKRLGLPQVSDETVLLDTDTKDARRQAILKRQQIMMLFGDSLPDFAAQFKNKKTSAEQRRLVESSEQHFGDDWIVLPNAAYGSWLKSALDSWKKSSR, encoded by the coding sequence GTGTCAAAGGTTTTACTGTTGGTATTACCTGTATTAAGCGCATCTGCGGCTGCTGGACAAGCATTGTGTGAACCAAAGGCCTATGAAATGGCACTGCGCTATCAACAGCAATCTGCTGAAATCATGGCGCTTCAGTTACAGACGTACCGTTTCGCAACGGAACGTTTCGATAAGAAAATCCAGGGACTGAAGTCACCAGAAAAATATGCCGTGGTGATGGATCTTGATGAAACCGTACTGGATAACACGCCTTTGCTGGCTCGTGATACAGAGCAATGTCACGACTACACCCAATGGGACACCTGGTCTGACTGGGAAAAACAAGGCAATCCTGGCCTGATTCCCGGCGCGAAAGCCTTTCTGGAAAATGTAGATCGCCATAACGTTCATATCTATTATGTTTCTGACCGTACTCAGGAAAATAAACAGGATACGCTTAATACGCTAAAACGACTGGGGTTACCGCAGGTTTCAGATGAAACGGTTCTTTTGGACACGGACACCAAAGATGCGCGGCGTCAGGCGATATTAAAACGCCAACAGATAATGATGCTGTTTGGCGACAGCCTCCCGGACTTTGCCGCGCAATTTAAAAATAAGAAAACCAGCGCAGAGCAACGTCGGCTGGTGGAATCCAGCGAACAACACTTTGGCGACGACTGGATTGTTCTGCCAAACGCCGCCTACGGTTCATGGTTAAAATCCGCGCTGGACAGCTGGAAAAAGAGTAGCAGGTAA
- the uspA gene encoding universal stress protein UspA: MSYKHILVAVDLSPESKLLVDKAVSIARPYDAKVSLIHVDVNYSDLYTGLIDVNLGDMQKRISEETHSALTGLSTSAGYPVSETLSGSGDLGQVLVDAIKQYDVDLVVCGHHQDFWSKLMSSARQLINTVHVDMLIVPLRDEDE; the protein is encoded by the coding sequence ATGTCTTATAAACACATTCTGGTTGCTGTCGATCTTTCACCAGAGAGTAAATTGCTGGTCGATAAAGCCGTTTCCATCGCCCGCCCTTACGACGCTAAAGTTTCGTTAATTCACGTGGATGTAAACTATTCCGATCTTTACACCGGATTGATCGACGTTAATCTGGGTGATATGCAAAAGCGCATTTCCGAAGAAACCCATTCGGCTCTTACCGGATTGTCCACCAGCGCGGGCTATCCTGTATCGGAAACCTTGAGCGGCAGCGGCGATCTCGGCCAGGTGCTGGTGGATGCCATTAAACAATATGATGTAGACCTGGTCGTATGCGGCCATCACCAGGACTTCTGGAGCAAGCTGATGTCGTCTGCACGGCAGCTTATCAATACCGTACATGTTGATATGCTGATTGTGCCGTTACGGGATGAAGATGAGTAA
- a CDS encoding 23S rRNA (adenine(2030)-N(6))-methyltransferase RlmJ, whose amino-acid sequence MFSYRHSFHAGNHADVLKHTVQSLIIDALNEKEKPYLYLDTHAGAGRYQLSGEHAERTGEYLDGIARIWQQADLPTELSSYLSCIKALNRGGKLRYYPGSPLIARHLLRAADKLSLTELHPSDYPLLRNEFLKDERARTERADGYLQLKSKLPPPSRRGFALIDPSYEIKSDYQAMVKGIQAGYKRFGTGIYALWYPVVLRQQIKRLFADLEATGIRRILQIELAVLPDSDHRGMTASGMVVINPPWKLEQQMKNVLPWLHKQLVPAGTGHTKVSWIVPE is encoded by the coding sequence ATGTTCAGCTATCGCCACAGTTTTCACGCTGGCAATCACGCCGATGTCCTTAAGCATACCGTTCAAAGCCTGATCATTGATGCACTTAACGAGAAAGAAAAACCCTACCTTTATCTTGATACCCATGCCGGAGCCGGACGTTATCAGTTGAGTGGTGAACATGCCGAACGCACAGGGGAATATCTGGACGGTATTGCCCGTATCTGGCAGCAGGCGGATTTACCAACGGAGTTGAGCAGTTATCTCTCCTGCATTAAGGCGCTGAATCGCGGCGGCAAGTTGCGTTACTACCCTGGCTCACCATTGATTGCACGTCATCTTTTGCGGGCGGCCGATAAACTGAGCCTGACCGAGCTGCATCCCAGCGATTATCCGCTGCTGCGTAACGAATTTCTGAAAGATGAACGCGCCCGTACCGAACGTGCAGATGGTTACCTGCAGTTGAAATCAAAATTGCCGCCACCGTCCCGCCGGGGATTTGCTCTGATCGATCCGTCGTATGAAATAAAAAGCGATTATCAGGCGATGGTGAAGGGTATTCAGGCAGGTTACAAACGTTTCGGCACCGGCATTTATGCGCTCTGGTACCCGGTGGTGCTCCGCCAGCAAATTAAACGTCTTTTTGCCGATTTGGAAGCAACCGGCATTCGCCGTATTTTACAAATTGAACTGGCCGTGCTCCCTGACAGCGACCACCGCGGCATGACCGCTTCCGGTATGGTCGTTATTAATCCCCCCTGGAAGCTGGAGCAGCAGATGAAAAACGTGCTGCCCTGGCTGCATAAGCAGCTTGTCCCGGCCGGAACCGGCCATACCAAAGTCAGCTGGATTGTGCCTGAGTAA
- a CDS encoding DUF2612 domain-containing protein, translating to MSYQETILTQYSASEKILSIIDTFNQALSLDDFTDEFIKDVWEVTTCGTFGLDVWGKIVNVSRYIQADIDSDRFGFSEADSGDDYPSPFNDQPFYGGIQETETVKLSDDAYRTLVLCKAFSNISIATISEINRFLTILFNGRGRAYCVDYGDMRMGIFCEFELAPYEISILKNYDVLPIPSGVLVTAHQIAPPYFGFSDDSYPFNDGTFFRDI from the coding sequence GTGAGCTATCAGGAAACTATACTTACTCAATATTCAGCTAGTGAAAAAATATTATCCATCATTGACACTTTTAATCAGGCTCTAAGCCTGGATGATTTTACAGATGAATTTATTAAAGATGTATGGGAGGTAACTACATGCGGGACTTTTGGTCTTGATGTGTGGGGAAAAATTGTTAACGTTTCAAGATATATTCAGGCAGATATTGATTCAGATAGATTTGGATTTTCGGAGGCCGATAGTGGCGATGATTATCCGTCCCCTTTTAATGATCAGCCATTTTACGGCGGCATTCAGGAAACTGAAACAGTAAAATTGTCCGATGATGCATACCGCACTCTTGTCTTGTGTAAGGCATTTTCAAATATCAGCATTGCGACCATTAGTGAAATAAACAGATTCCTGACCATTCTTTTTAATGGCAGAGGAAGGGCTTACTGTGTTGATTATGGTGACATGAGGATGGGTATATTTTGTGAGTTTGAACTTGCCCCATATGAGATTTCAATACTGAAAAATTATGATGTTCTTCCCATACCAAGTGGCGTACTGGTCACTGCACATCAAATAGCTCCTCCATATTTTGGGTTTTCCGACGATTCTTATCCGTTCAATGATGGTACGTTCTTTAGAGATATATAA
- the prlC gene encoding oligopeptidase A has product MTNPLLTSFTLPPFSAIKPEHVVPAVTHALENCRAAVEAAVAQGAPWTWENLVQPLAEVDDQLGRLFSPISHLNSVKNSPELREAYEQTLPLLSEYSTWVGQHEGLYQAYRNLKEHSYEALNLAQKKAVDNALRDFELSGIGLSKEKQKRYGEIAARLSELGSRYSNNVLDATMGWSKLITDESELSGLPESALAAAKAQAEAKEQQGWLLTLDIPSYLPVMTYCDNQALREEMYRAYSTRASDQGPNAGKWDNSDVMAEELALRHELAQLLGFASFADKSLATKMAENVEQVTGFLTDLAHRARPQAEKELAQLRAFAKREHGIDELQPWDLTYYGEKQKQYLYAISDEQLRPYFPEERAVNGLFEVVKRIYGITAKERKDVDVYHPDVRFFDLFDENGELRGSFYLDLYAREHKRGGAWMDDCVGQMRKADDSLQKPVAYLTCNFNRPLGGKPALFTHDEVTTLFHEFGHGLHHMLTCIETPGVSGINGVPWDAVELPSQFMENWCWEPEALAFISGHYETGEPLPQALLDKMLAAKNYQAALFILRQLEFGLFDFRLHAEFDPAKGVNILEMLREVKKLVAVVPSPSWGRFPHAFSHIFAGGYAAGYYSYLWADVLAADAYSRFEEEGIFNRETGQSFLDNILTRGGSEEPMELFKRFRGREPQLDAMLDHYGIQERTR; this is encoded by the coding sequence ATGACCAACCCGTTACTGACATCTTTTACGCTTCCACCTTTTTCTGCCATCAAACCGGAACACGTTGTGCCTGCGGTAACGCACGCACTGGAAAACTGCCGTGCAGCGGTGGAAGCCGCAGTGGCGCAAGGCGCGCCCTGGACATGGGAAAATCTTGTGCAGCCGCTGGCAGAAGTGGACGACCAGCTTGGGCGTCTGTTCTCGCCGATCAGCCACCTTAATTCGGTTAAGAATAGCCCTGAGCTGCGTGAGGCTTACGAGCAGACGCTGCCGCTGCTGTCGGAATATAGCACCTGGGTAGGGCAACATGAGGGGTTGTATCAGGCTTACCGCAATTTGAAAGAGCACAGTTACGAAGCGCTCAACCTTGCGCAGAAGAAAGCGGTCGACAACGCGCTGCGTGATTTTGAGCTGTCCGGTATTGGTCTGTCGAAGGAAAAGCAAAAACGCTACGGTGAGATTGCGGCGCGGCTTTCAGAGCTGGGTTCCAGGTACAGTAACAACGTGCTTGATGCCACCATGGGCTGGAGCAAGCTTATCACCGACGAAAGTGAGCTGTCCGGCCTGCCGGAGAGCGCGCTGGCCGCAGCAAAAGCGCAGGCCGAAGCCAAAGAGCAACAGGGCTGGCTGCTGACGCTGGATATTCCCAGCTATTTGCCCGTGATGACTTACTGCGATAATCAGGCGCTGCGTGAAGAGATGTACCGTGCTTATTCCACCCGTGCGTCCGATCAGGGGCCAAACGCAGGCAAGTGGGACAACAGTGATGTGATGGCCGAAGAACTGGCACTGCGTCACGAACTGGCACAGCTATTGGGTTTTGCGTCATTTGCCGATAAATCTCTGGCGACCAAAATGGCCGAAAACGTTGAGCAGGTCACGGGGTTCCTGACCGATCTTGCCCATCGTGCACGGCCACAGGCTGAGAAAGAGCTGGCACAGCTGCGGGCCTTTGCCAAAAGAGAACACGGTATTGATGAGCTTCAGCCGTGGGATTTGACGTATTACGGTGAAAAACAAAAGCAGTATCTTTATGCCATCAGTGATGAACAGTTGCGTCCTTACTTCCCGGAGGAGCGTGCGGTCAATGGCCTGTTCGAGGTGGTAAAACGTATTTATGGCATTACAGCGAAAGAACGCAAGGACGTGGATGTTTACCATCCTGATGTGCGGTTCTTCGATCTGTTCGACGAAAACGGTGAACTGCGCGGCAGCTTCTATCTGGATCTCTATGCGCGCGAACACAAACGCGGCGGAGCCTGGATGGATGACTGCGTGGGGCAGATGCGTAAAGCCGATGACTCACTGCAAAAACCGGTGGCGTATTTGACCTGCAACTTCAACCGACCTCTGGGCGGTAAACCCGCACTCTTTACCCATGATGAGGTAACAACGCTGTTCCATGAGTTTGGTCATGGTCTGCACCACATGCTTACGTGCATTGAAACACCGGGGGTCTCAGGTATTAACGGTGTGCCGTGGGATGCGGTCGAGCTGCCAAGTCAGTTTATGGAAAACTGGTGCTGGGAGCCGGAAGCGCTGGCCTTTATCTCCGGTCATTATGAAACCGGTGAGCCGTTGCCGCAGGCGTTGCTGGACAAAATGCTGGCGGCCAAGAACTACCAGGCGGCGTTGTTCATTCTGCGTCAGCTGGAGTTTGGCCTGTTCGACTTCCGCCTGCATGCCGAGTTCGATCCCGCGAAGGGCGTCAATATTCTTGAAATGCTACGGGAAGTGAAAAAACTGGTTGCGGTCGTACCCAGCCCTTCATGGGGCCGTTTCCCACATGCCTTTAGCCATATCTTTGCCGGTGGCTATGCGGCAGGCTACTACAGCTATTTGTGGGCTGACGTACTGGCGGCCGATGCGTACTCTCGCTTCGAAGAGGAAGGCATCTTTAACCGCGAGACAGGCCAGTCGTTCCTTGACAATATTCTGACGCGTGGTGGCTCAGAAGAACCCATGGAACTGTTCAAACGATTCCGCGGCCGTGAACCACAGCTGGATGCCATGCTGGATCACTACGGTATTCAGGAACGGACCCGGTGA
- a CDS encoding baseplate J/gp47 family protein yields MTTLKTAVPGVTITENGLLVPDIADVLSGRLTDIDSAMGGGGSKSLSSPQGQISQSDTEIIATNYDALLCLFNQMNPDYATGRWQDGIGSIYFMERISARGTIVTATCTGAVGTLIPAGSTAMDDAGYTYASISDATIAATGSVDIEFQNLTTGAIACDVGALNQIFAPISGWDSISNDASGVLGIDVESRVAFETRRKQSVARSGRNTDASLLANILATDGVSDAYVWSNREDVIVNKGSTSFPVKSHSVYVCAYGGADADVAEAIFANKNPGANLNGDTTYVIEDKDNYSAPYPQYTMQWQKASPLRVYFKVQIENDSVNLPSDVTDQIKSMVASVFNGSYEGITKARIGSRISGGVYYAPVITISPEYMSILSITISSDGELYSQYITAGIDQIPTIQLSDIEVIKV; encoded by the coding sequence ATGACGACACTTAAAACGGCAGTTCCCGGGGTAACTATCACGGAGAATGGTCTGCTTGTTCCTGATATTGCTGACGTTTTATCTGGTCGTCTGACCGATATTGATTCAGCGATGGGTGGCGGAGGCAGTAAATCCCTGTCTTCTCCCCAGGGGCAAATATCACAATCAGACACTGAAATCATCGCAACTAACTATGATGCTCTCCTTTGTCTTTTTAACCAAATGAACCCTGACTACGCAACCGGGAGATGGCAGGACGGAATAGGCAGCATCTATTTCATGGAGCGAATATCTGCCCGTGGAACGATAGTCACCGCGACCTGTACGGGGGCTGTTGGCACCCTTATCCCTGCCGGAAGCACGGCGATGGATGATGCCGGATATACGTATGCTTCTATCAGCGACGCTACAATAGCTGCAACAGGCAGTGTCGATATTGAGTTCCAAAATCTGACAACAGGAGCTATCGCCTGTGATGTGGGGGCGCTTAATCAGATTTTTGCACCAATATCCGGTTGGGACTCAATCAGCAATGATGCCTCCGGGGTGCTGGGAATTGACGTGGAGTCTCGCGTTGCTTTTGAGACGCGAAGGAAACAGTCAGTTGCCCGATCTGGAAGAAATACAGATGCCTCTTTACTTGCCAACATTCTGGCAACCGATGGAGTCTCAGATGCTTATGTGTGGTCAAACCGGGAAGATGTAATAGTTAATAAGGGTTCAACATCTTTTCCTGTTAAAAGTCATTCTGTTTATGTATGTGCATACGGCGGGGCGGATGCGGATGTTGCAGAAGCAATTTTTGCAAATAAAAACCCCGGAGCAAATCTCAATGGAGATACCACATATGTAATCGAGGATAAGGATAACTATAGCGCACCATACCCACAATATACCATGCAGTGGCAAAAAGCGTCTCCGTTACGGGTTTATTTCAAGGTTCAGATTGAAAATGATTCCGTAAATCTTCCATCGGACGTGACAGATCAGATAAAGAGCATGGTTGCTTCCGTCTTCAATGGCTCATATGAAGGAATTACTAAAGCCAGGATTGGCTCACGTATAAGTGGCGGGGTTTACTATGCCCCTGTAATTACGATATCACCAGAGTATATGAGCATATTATCAATTACTATTTCATCGGATGGGGAGTTGTATTCACAGTACATAACAGCCGGGATTGATCAAATTCCCACAATTCAACTTTCAGATATTGAGGTGATAAAAGTGTGA
- a CDS encoding phage baseplate plug family protein: MKTISLENRKSQSVIASLDGQNCTIRLNQMQSGLYMDLTVDGNPIIQGVPCLYANRIVRYSYLGFKGELFFLDNEGHSDPSYEGLTDRFPLYYITEAELVQ; the protein is encoded by the coding sequence ATGAAAACAATCTCCTTAGAAAATAGAAAATCACAGTCAGTAATTGCAAGCCTTGACGGTCAAAATTGCACAATAAGATTAAATCAAATGCAAAGCGGTCTTTATATGGATTTGACTGTGGATGGAAATCCAATAATTCAGGGGGTGCCATGCCTGTATGCAAACAGGATTGTGAGGTATTCCTATCTGGGCTTTAAGGGTGAATTGTTCTTTCTGGACAATGAAGGACATAGTGATCCTTCCTATGAAGGGCTGACTGACAGGTTCCCCCTTTACTACATAACGGAGGCTGAACTTGTACAGTAA
- the rnz gene encoding ribonuclease Z: MELLFLGTGAGMPCRLRNVTSIALNLPKTLGGSWLFDCGEGTQHQIMRSPVKPARLEKIFITHLHGDHIFGLPGLLTSRSMGGNSDPITLYGPQGIKAFVETTLSLSGSWLDFPLEIVEITAGDVFTDEHFRVTAFPLTHPVECYGYRIEEHDKPGRLDAERLLADGIKPGHLFQQFKQGKTVTMEDGRVVDGCHYLGPSIKGLVLAIFGDTSPTPAAAELAANADVVVHEATLEFAMEEKANGRGHSSTVQAATVAKLAGAKRLIVTHLSSRYRRDDAERLLEECRQVFPQTEMAHDFSLFQL; the protein is encoded by the coding sequence ATGGAGCTGCTGTTTTTAGGCACCGGAGCAGGCATGCCATGTCGCCTGCGTAACGTTACCAGTATTGCATTAAACCTGCCCAAAACCCTTGGCGGCAGTTGGTTATTCGACTGTGGAGAAGGTACTCAGCATCAAATTATGCGTAGTCCGGTAAAACCCGCCAGGCTGGAGAAAATTTTCATTACTCATCTGCATGGCGATCATATCTTTGGCCTGCCGGGTTTGCTCACCAGTCGCTCAATGGGCGGCAATAGTGATCCCATCACCCTGTACGGGCCGCAGGGAATAAAAGCCTTTGTGGAAACGACGCTCAGTCTCAGCGGTTCCTGGCTGGATTTTCCGCTGGAAATCGTGGAAATCACCGCCGGTGACGTATTCACTGACGAACATTTTCGCGTCACTGCTTTTCCGCTGACGCACCCGGTGGAATGTTACGGCTACCGAATTGAGGAACATGACAAGCCTGGCAGGCTTGATGCGGAGCGACTGCTGGCGGATGGCATCAAGCCGGGCCATCTCTTTCAGCAGTTCAAGCAGGGCAAGACGGTGACGATGGAGGATGGCCGTGTGGTGGACGGTTGTCACTATCTTGGACCGTCGATAAAAGGATTAGTCCTGGCAATCTTTGGTGATACCAGCCCGACGCCCGCTGCCGCTGAACTGGCTGCTAACGCGGACGTGGTGGTACACGAAGCGACGCTGGAATTCGCAATGGAAGAAAAAGCCAACGGTCGTGGCCACTCATCAACTGTACAAGCGGCAACAGTAGCGAAGCTGGCTGGCGCAAAAAGGCTGATTGTCACGCATCTCAGTTCGCGTTACCGCCGTGATGATGCTGAACGCTTACTGGAAGAATGTCGGCAGGTTTTCCCGCAAACAGAAATGGCCCACGACTTTTCACTGTTTCAGCTCTGA
- the rsmJ gene encoding 16S rRNA (guanine(1516)-N(2))-methyltransferase RsmJ, with the protein MKICFIDEASVGDDALSVLASRWQLQHDDNALMALVMTSTHLELRKRDEPRLGGIFVDFVEGAMAHRRRFGGGRGEAVAKAVGIKGSYLPEVVDATAGLGRDAFVLAALGCRVKMLERHPVVAALLDDGLQRGYQDADIGGWLREHLTLVHASSLAVLSEISNKPDVVYLDPMYPHRQKSALVKKEMRVFQTLVGADNDANGLLAPARQLAKKRVVVKRPDYAPPLAGIATQSAIVTKNHRFDIYPPSNGQ; encoded by the coding sequence GTGAAAATTTGTTTTATTGATGAAGCGAGTGTCGGTGACGATGCCCTTTCTGTTTTAGCTTCACGCTGGCAGTTGCAACATGACGACAATGCGTTAATGGCGCTGGTGATGACCTCAACTCACCTTGAACTGAGGAAACGGGATGAGCCAAGATTGGGCGGCATCTTTGTGGATTTCGTCGAGGGAGCGATGGCACATCGCCGTCGCTTTGGTGGTGGTCGTGGTGAGGCGGTGGCAAAAGCTGTTGGCATTAAAGGCAGTTACCTGCCTGAGGTGGTTGATGCGACCGCAGGGCTGGGACGCGACGCCTTTGTGCTGGCAGCATTAGGCTGCCGCGTAAAAATGCTGGAACGTCACCCAGTGGTGGCTGCGTTGCTTGATGATGGTTTGCAGCGCGGTTATCAGGACGCTGATATTGGCGGCTGGTTGCGCGAACACCTGACTCTGGTCCATGCATCCAGCCTGGCGGTATTGAGTGAAATCAGCAATAAGCCAGATGTGGTTTATCTCGACCCCATGTATCCCCACAGGCAGAAAAGTGCGCTGGTGAAAAAGGAAATGCGGGTGTTCCAGACGCTGGTAGGGGCAGATAATGATGCGAATGGTTTGCTTGCGCCAGCACGTCAGCTGGCGAAAAAACGCGTGGTGGTCAAGCGCCCTGACTATGCTCCGCCACTGGCCGGGATAGCGACGCAATCTGCGATCGTTACCAAAAATCATCGTTTTGATATTTACCCGCCATCGAATGGCCAATAA